The following are encoded together in the Thiobacillus sp. SCUT-2 genome:
- a CDS encoding M3 family metallopeptidase, with amino-acid sequence MTTLKEINPLLDFSGLPRFADFKPEHVTPAIDQLLADCRAAVKRAEAPETAAEWDAFVAPLEDANERLGRAWGQVSHLHSVMDSPELREVYNANLPKITVYYAELGQNEALFAKYRTLAASPAFAALSPARKKIVDNELRDFRLGGAELPADRKARFMQVQEELAQLSSKFEENLLDATNDYALIIGDKGELAGIPEDVLETARAAAEAAGTTGWKFTLHMPSYLPVMQYADSRELRQILYRAYVTRASEFGDARLDNTPLIARILKLRREAAELLGFRSYAEISLEAKMAESPREVLDFLDELGARARPYAEKDYAEMTAFARDELGFDELEAWDTAYVSEKLRVARYSFSDQEVKQYFPEPRVLAGLFKLVETLYGLQVREDTAPTWHPDVKFYTLTDHAGQRIGQFYLDLYARASKRGGAWMDDVITRRRKAEGIQTPVAYLNCNFSAPVGGKPALFTHDEVITLFHEAGHGLHHLLTQIEELGVSGINGVEWDAVELPSQFMENFCWEWDVLKHMTAHVDTGAPLPRELFDKMLAAKNFQAGLQTLRQIEFASFDMHLHDDFDPNGDRTAQDLIDDIRKKVAVIVPPAYNRFPNNFSHIFAGGYAAGYYSYKWAEVLSADAYALFEDEAEGYGGVLNPEVGHRFWSEILAQGGARPAIESFKAFRGREPTIDALLRHNGMA; translated from the coding sequence ATGACTACCCTGAAGGAAATCAATCCCCTGCTCGACTTCTCCGGCCTGCCCCGCTTCGCCGATTTCAAGCCCGAACATGTCACCCCCGCGATCGACCAGCTGCTGGCCGATTGCCGCGCCGCGGTGAAGCGGGCCGAGGCCCCCGAGACCGCAGCCGAGTGGGACGCCTTCGTCGCCCCGCTGGAGGACGCCAACGAGCGCCTCGGCCGCGCCTGGGGCCAGGTGTCGCACCTGCACTCGGTGATGGATTCGCCCGAACTGCGCGAGGTCTACAACGCCAACCTGCCGAAGATCACCGTCTACTACGCGGAACTCGGCCAGAACGAGGCGCTGTTCGCCAAGTACAGGACGCTTGCGGCGAGCCCCGCTTTCGCCGCGCTGTCCCCCGCGCGCAAGAAGATCGTCGACAACGAACTGCGCGATTTTCGTTTGGGCGGCGCCGAGCTGCCGGCCGACAGGAAGGCGCGCTTCATGCAGGTGCAGGAGGAACTGGCGCAGCTGTCGTCCAAGTTCGAGGAGAACCTGCTCGACGCGACCAACGACTATGCCCTGATCATCGGCGACAAGGGCGAGCTCGCCGGCATTCCCGAGGACGTGCTGGAGACGGCGCGCGCCGCGGCCGAGGCCGCCGGCACCACCGGCTGGAAGTTCACCCTGCACATGCCGTCCTACCTGCCGGTGATGCAGTACGCCGACAGCCGCGAGCTGCGGCAAATCCTCTACCGCGCCTACGTCACCCGCGCGTCCGAGTTCGGCGACGCCAGGCTCGACAACACGCCGCTGATCGCGCGCATCCTGAAATTGCGCCGCGAGGCCGCCGAACTGCTGGGGTTCAGGAGCTACGCCGAGATCTCGCTCGAAGCCAAGATGGCCGAATCGCCGCGCGAGGTGCTCGACTTCCTCGACGAACTCGGCGCGCGCGCGCGCCCCTACGCTGAGAAGGACTACGCGGAAATGACGGCCTTCGCCCGCGACGAGCTGGGGTTCGACGAGCTCGAGGCCTGGGACACCGCCTACGTCTCGGAGAAGTTGCGCGTGGCCCGCTACAGCTTCTCCGACCAGGAGGTGAAGCAGTACTTCCCCGAACCGCGCGTGCTCGCCGGCCTGTTCAAGCTGGTCGAGACGCTCTACGGCCTGCAGGTGCGCGAGGACACGGCCCCCACCTGGCACCCCGACGTGAAGTTCTACACGCTGACCGACCACGCCGGACAACGCATCGGCCAGTTCTACCTCGACCTCTACGCACGCGCCTCCAAGCGCGGCGGGGCGTGGATGGACGATGTCATCACGCGCCGCCGCAAGGCCGAGGGCATCCAGACGCCCGTGGCCTATCTCAACTGCAATTTCTCTGCACCAGTCGGGGGCAAGCCCGCCCTCTTCACCCACGACGAGGTCATCACGCTGTTCCACGAAGCAGGCCACGGCCTGCACCACCTGCTGACGCAGATCGAGGAGCTGGGCGTCTCCGGCATCAACGGCGTGGAGTGGGACGCGGTCGAACTGCCGAGCCAGTTCATGGAGAACTTCTGCTGGGAATGGGACGTGCTGAAGCACATGACCGCCCACGTCGACACTGGCGCGCCGCTGCCGCGCGAACTCTTCGACAAGATGCTCGCGGCGAAGAACTTCCAGGCCGGCCTGCAGACGCTGCGCCAGATCGAATTCGCCAGCTTCGACATGCACCTGCACGACGACTTCGACCCCAACGGCGACCGCACCGCGCAGGACCTGATCGACGACATCCGCAAAAAAGTCGCGGTCATCGTCCCGCCGGCGTACAACCGCTTCCCGAACAACTTCTCGCACATCTTCGCCGGCGGCTACGCGGCAGGCTATTACAGCTACAAGTGGGCGGAAGTGCTCTCCGCCGACGCCTACGCGCTGTTCGAGGACGAGGCCGAGGGCTACGGCGGCGTGCTGAATCCGGAAGTCGGCCACCGCTTCTGGAGCGAAATCCTCGCCCAGGGCGGCGCGCGCCCGGCGATCGAATCGTTCAAGGCCTTCCGCGGCCGCGAGCCGACGATCGACGCCCTGCTGCGCCACAACGGCATGGCTTAA
- a CDS encoding glutaredoxin family protein, with the protein MKARRLLMAAWLAAATFPVGAAQLYQWKDAQGRTVYSDQPPPANVRNAQQKSFNASVIETGESYATKSARERYPVTLYASACGIPCDQARKLLAERGIPFSSKDPQASPEAEADLKKLTGHRSVPVLVVGSDKIDGFEAEQWQAMLDRAGYPKTAPPGGKPAAAPPRP; encoded by the coding sequence ATGAAGGCACGACGACTCTTGATGGCCGCATGGCTGGCCGCGGCGACCTTTCCCGTCGGCGCTGCCCAGCTTTACCAGTGGAAGGACGCGCAGGGGCGCACGGTATACAGCGACCAGCCCCCGCCCGCGAACGTCCGCAACGCCCAGCAAAAATCGTTCAACGCCAGCGTCATCGAAACCGGCGAATCCTATGCCACGAAGTCGGCGCGCGAGCGCTACCCGGTCACGCTCTATGCCAGCGCGTGCGGGATCCCGTGCGACCAGGCCCGGAAACTCCTGGCCGAGCGCGGCATTCCCTTCAGCAGCAAGGACCCGCAGGCCAGCCCCGAGGCGGAAGCCGACCTCAAGAAGCTGACCGGGCACAGGAGCGTGCCGGTGCTCGTCGTCGGCAGCGACAAGATCGACGGCTTCGAGGCGGAGCAGTGGCAGGCCATGCTCGATCGCGCGGGCTACCCGAAGACCGCCCCTCCGGGCGGCAAGCCGGCTGCCGCGCCGCCACGGCCCTGA
- the xth gene encoding exodeoxyribonuclease III: protein MKLAAWNVNSLKVRLPQLLDFLATRQPDAVCLQETKLTDDAFPVAELEAAGYRAAFAGQKTYNGVAILSRSEPAEVQVGIPGFDDVQKRVIAATVDGVRLVCLYCPNGQSLDSDKYPYKLGWFDALAAWLKDELVRHPKLAVLGDYNVAPEDRDVHDPKAWEGSVLVSEPEREKFRALLALGLKDSFRLFEQPEKSFSWWDYRMMGFRRNHGLRIDHILLSEPLAAACTAAGIDREMRKLERPSDHAPVLAEFGANN from the coding sequence ATGAAACTCGCCGCCTGGAACGTCAATTCCCTCAAGGTCCGCCTGCCGCAATTGCTGGATTTCCTCGCCACCCGCCAGCCCGACGCGGTGTGCCTGCAGGAGACCAAGCTCACCGACGATGCCTTCCCCGTCGCCGAACTTGAAGCGGCCGGCTATCGCGCCGCGTTCGCCGGACAGAAGACCTACAACGGCGTCGCCATCCTCAGCCGCAGCGAACCGGCCGAGGTGCAGGTCGGCATCCCCGGCTTCGACGACGTGCAGAAGCGCGTCATCGCCGCCACCGTCGACGGCGTGCGCCTGGTGTGCCTCTACTGCCCCAACGGCCAGAGCCTCGATTCCGACAAGTATCCCTACAAGCTCGGCTGGTTCGATGCGCTGGCGGCCTGGCTGAAGGACGAGCTCGTCCGCCACCCGAAGCTCGCGGTGCTGGGCGACTACAACGTCGCGCCCGAGGACCGCGACGTCCACGACCCCAAGGCCTGGGAAGGCTCGGTCCTGGTATCGGAGCCGGAGCGCGAGAAATTCCGCGCCCTCCTGGCGCTCGGCCTCAAGGACAGCTTCCGCCTGTTCGAACAGCCTGAAAAGAGCTTTTCCTGGTGGGACTACCGCATGATGGGCTTCCGCCGCAACCATGGCCTCCGGATCGACCACATCCTCCTGTCCGAGCCGCTTGCCGCGGCCTGCACCGCCGCCGGCATCGATCGCGAGATGCGCAAGCTCGAACGCCCCTCCGATCATGCTCCGGTGCTGGCTGAGTTCGGCGCGAACAACTGA
- a CDS encoding ABC transporter substrate-binding protein, whose translation MKKTMLAALTMGVFSLHAYAADTVKIALTGPFTGGSAPMGVSMRDGAKLAIDEINRAGGIQVGGQKMKIEVIERDDEAKNERGALIAQELASMNDLAGVIGTVNTGVVLAGDKYFQEKGITKIITPAAGSASMTQWSKAGVKDLSIFRFSADDGIQASMVVEEAINRKLKKVAIIHDSTNYGVSGRDDLLNQIKLQGNKLQVVATEKFNIGDKDMTAQLLKSKVAGAQGILIWGIGPEMAAVSNGMAKLGMKMPLIGGWTLSMSNYIDNAGKNGNGTLMPQTFIEDPITPKARSFIDSYHKAYGVTRIPSPMSAAQGYDAVYVFAAAVKQAKSTDTHKIKEALEDLKEPVKGVIATWKHPYAKWDPANEQTHEAFRRAQVVMGMVQDGRVVFANQADRLRLMKNAGK comes from the coding sequence ATGAAAAAGACGATGCTGGCCGCTCTCACGATGGGGGTGTTCTCTCTCCATGCCTACGCCGCGGACACGGTCAAGATTGCGCTGACCGGTCCCTTCACCGGCGGATCGGCGCCCATGGGCGTGTCCATGCGCGACGGTGCCAAACTGGCGATCGACGAAATCAATCGTGCCGGCGGCATCCAGGTCGGCGGTCAGAAGATGAAGATCGAGGTGATCGAGCGCGACGACGAGGCGAAGAACGAACGCGGCGCGCTGATCGCGCAGGAACTCGCCTCGATGAACGATCTCGCGGGCGTGATCGGCACCGTCAACACCGGCGTCGTGCTGGCCGGCGACAAGTACTTCCAGGAAAAGGGCATCACCAAGATCATCACGCCGGCGGCCGGCTCGGCGTCGATGACGCAGTGGAGCAAGGCGGGCGTGAAGGACCTCTCGATCTTCCGCTTCTCTGCCGACGACGGTATCCAGGCCTCGATGGTCGTCGAGGAGGCCATCAACCGCAAGCTCAAGAAGGTGGCGATCATCCACGACTCGACCAACTACGGCGTCTCCGGCCGCGACGACCTGCTGAACCAGATCAAGCTGCAGGGCAACAAGCTGCAGGTGGTGGCGACCGAGAAGTTCAACATCGGCGACAAGGACATGACCGCCCAGCTGCTGAAGTCCAAGGTCGCGGGCGCGCAGGGCATCCTGATCTGGGGCATCGGCCCCGAAATGGCCGCCGTCTCCAACGGCATGGCCAAGCTCGGCATGAAGATGCCGCTGATCGGCGGCTGGACGCTCTCGATGTCGAACTACATCGACAATGCCGGCAAGAACGGCAACGGCACGCTGATGCCGCAGACCTTCATCGAGGATCCCATCACGCCCAAGGCCAGGAGCTTCATCGACAGCTACCACAAGGCCTACGGCGTGACCCGGATCCCCTCGCCGATGTCGGCCGCCCAGGGCTACGATGCCGTGTACGTCTTCGCCGCCGCGGTCAAGCAGGCGAAGAGCACCGACACCCACAAGATCAAGGAGGCCCTCGAGGATCTCAAGGAGCCGGTGAAAGGCGTCATCGCGACCTGGAAGCACCCCTACGCCAAGTGGGATCCGGCCAACGAGCAGACGCATGAAGCCTTCCGCCGTGCGCAGGTCGTGATGGGGATGGTGCAGGACGGCCGCGTGGTGTTTGCCAACCAGGCCGACCGGCTGCGTCTGATGAAGAACGCAGGCAAGTAA
- a CDS encoding branched-chain amino acid ABC transporter permease — MYTLLIVQMAVSGALMGLVYALIAYGFQLTFATSKSINFGQGELVMLSAFFSLTLIDVGLPYWLVVPGGMLFGVALGLFVERAGVRLALEQKSEGWILLTIILGLLGFSAAENIWGRDDRPFPTPIPSDPLHFFGIDVTPLELSVAIGVLTVMSLVELFKRKTLLGKAFEAVSADRDAAQLMGISATRTIQLSYGLSGLVAALAGILVAPITTVGPTMASALILKAFSVAVVAGLDSGFGIVLIGLFLGALESLTSFYLGSGWREAPGLILLILALAVRPNGVFGKASIRKV; from the coding sequence ATGTACACCCTATTGATTGTCCAGATGGCCGTCAGCGGTGCGCTGATGGGCCTCGTCTACGCGCTCATCGCGTACGGCTTCCAGCTCACCTTCGCCACCAGCAAAAGCATCAACTTCGGCCAGGGCGAACTCGTGATGCTGTCGGCGTTCTTCAGCCTGACCCTGATCGATGTCGGGCTGCCCTACTGGCTGGTCGTGCCGGGCGGCATGCTGTTCGGCGTCGCGCTGGGGCTGTTCGTCGAGCGTGCCGGCGTGCGCCTCGCGCTGGAGCAGAAGAGCGAAGGCTGGATTCTGCTCACCATCATTCTCGGGCTGCTGGGCTTCTCCGCGGCCGAAAACATCTGGGGCCGGGACGACCGCCCCTTCCCCACCCCGATCCCCTCCGATCCGCTGCACTTCTTCGGCATCGACGTGACCCCGCTCGAACTGTCGGTCGCGATCGGCGTGCTGACGGTGATGAGCCTGGTGGAGCTGTTCAAGCGCAAGACCCTGCTGGGCAAGGCCTTCGAGGCGGTCTCCGCGGACCGCGACGCCGCCCAGCTGATGGGCATCTCGGCCACCCGCACGATCCAGCTGTCCTACGGCCTGTCGGGCCTGGTCGCGGCGCTGGCCGGCATCCTGGTCGCGCCGATCACGACGGTGGGCCCGACGATGGCGTCGGCGCTGATTCTCAAGGCCTTCTCGGTGGCCGTCGTCGCGGGCCTCGACTCGGGGTTCGGGATCGTGCTGATCGGCCTGTTCCTCGGCGCGCTGGAGAGCCTCACCAGCTTCTATCTCGGCAGCGGCTGGCGCGAAGCGCCGGGCCTCATCCTGCTCATTCTCGCTTTGGCGGTGCGTCCCAACGGGGTGTTCGGCAAGGCCAGCATCCGAAAGGTGTGA
- a CDS encoding branched-chain amino acid ABC transporter ATP-binding protein/permease — MLLIRGAELAVLAALAAIPLLVDNSYVLGLLTLLAIYGILLIGLDVTVGYLGQVNLAQAAFLGLGAYAAALGVAHFELGMLPALGLALVVGWFFGTLLAFPALRLEGPQFALATLSFSALSATTLNEWESLTAGAQGLQVSRPPVLGIELDAPGFFWLCLVLLALVWLGMRNLLSSQWGRAFEALRDSPIATDAMGIGTYRHKVAGFALASALGGLAGGLYAFNFQYLQPQSFGWDLMVILLLGVVLGGRKSLWGALVGAALIALLPNLLSSRGLFETISAVGLVIAVAAGTRGLLKKTARPFQALAPIVAMAILTAGSLIVENTEDWRKAIFALMLFAVVVGLPEGLMGFAAHFLAQLFRVAPPPLPAPAPLDEVLPKQNADGSALLELRDVKRYFGGVKAVDGVSLTVRAGEIHGLIGPNGSGKSTAVNVISGLYVPTDGKLLLRNKALPAGSLFKVARTGVARTFQNLQLFSELTTLDNVMVALKGQYRAPLPLVLLGFAHGEERRAQAVALALLQLVGLQDQARTRAKDLTYGDQRFLEIARALARRPDLLILDEPAAGLAHPDVNRLVEIIKRIHERGVSIILIEHHMDVISELCSVVTVLDGGRIIAAGTADQVKRDPKVIEAYLGMADDSAGAAAPVQAG; from the coding sequence ATGCTACTGATTCGCGGCGCCGAGCTGGCGGTACTGGCCGCGCTCGCCGCGATCCCGCTGCTGGTGGACAACAGCTATGTGCTGGGCCTGCTGACGCTGCTGGCGATCTACGGCATCCTGCTGATCGGCCTCGACGTCACCGTGGGCTACCTCGGGCAGGTGAACCTGGCCCAGGCCGCGTTCCTCGGCCTCGGCGCCTACGCGGCGGCACTCGGCGTCGCCCATTTCGAACTGGGCATGCTGCCGGCGCTGGGCCTCGCCCTCGTGGTCGGCTGGTTCTTCGGCACCCTGCTCGCGTTCCCGGCGCTGCGGCTGGAAGGTCCGCAGTTCGCGCTGGCGACCTTGAGCTTCTCCGCCCTCAGCGCGACCACGCTGAACGAATGGGAAAGCCTGACCGCCGGCGCGCAAGGACTGCAGGTCAGCCGCCCGCCGGTGCTCGGCATCGAACTCGACGCGCCGGGCTTCTTCTGGCTGTGCCTCGTGTTGCTGGCCCTGGTCTGGCTCGGCATGCGCAACCTGCTGTCCTCGCAGTGGGGGCGCGCGTTCGAGGCGCTGCGCGACAGCCCGATCGCCACCGACGCCATGGGCATCGGCACCTATCGCCACAAGGTCGCGGGCTTCGCGCTGGCGTCGGCGCTGGGCGGCCTGGCAGGCGGGCTGTATGCCTTCAACTTCCAGTATCTCCAGCCGCAGAGCTTCGGCTGGGACCTGATGGTGATCCTGCTGCTCGGCGTCGTGCTCGGCGGGCGCAAGAGCCTGTGGGGCGCACTCGTGGGCGCCGCGCTGATCGCCCTGCTGCCGAACCTGCTGTCCAGTCGCGGACTGTTCGAGACGATTTCCGCCGTCGGTCTCGTCATCGCCGTCGCCGCGGGAACGCGCGGCCTGCTGAAGAAGACCGCCCGGCCCTTCCAGGCGCTGGCGCCCATCGTCGCGATGGCCATCCTGACGGCGGGGAGCCTGATCGTCGAGAACACCGAGGATTGGCGCAAGGCGATCTTCGCCCTGATGCTGTTTGCGGTGGTGGTCGGGCTGCCGGAAGGGCTGATGGGCTTCGCCGCGCACTTCCTGGCGCAGCTCTTCCGCGTCGCACCGCCGCCGCTGCCCGCGCCGGCCCCGCTGGACGAGGTGCTGCCGAAGCAGAACGCCGACGGCAGCGCGCTGCTGGAACTGCGTGACGTCAAGCGCTACTTCGGCGGCGTCAAGGCCGTCGACGGCGTGTCGCTGACGGTCCGCGCAGGCGAGATCCATGGCCTGATCGGCCCCAACGGCTCGGGCAAGAGCACCGCCGTCAACGTGATTTCCGGCCTCTACGTGCCGACCGACGGCAAGCTGCTGCTGCGCAACAAGGCGCTCCCCGCGGGGAGCCTGTTCAAGGTGGCCCGCACGGGCGTGGCGCGCACCTTCCAGAACCTCCAGCTGTTCAGCGAACTGACCACGCTGGACAACGTCATGGTGGCGCTCAAGGGCCAATACCGCGCGCCCCTGCCGCTGGTGCTGCTGGGTTTCGCGCACGGCGAGGAACGCCGCGCGCAGGCGGTCGCGCTCGCCCTGCTCCAACTCGTCGGCCTGCAGGACCAGGCGCGCACCCGGGCCAAGGACCTGACCTACGGCGACCAGCGCTTCCTGGAAATCGCCCGCGCGCTTGCGCGCCGCCCCGACCTGCTGATCCTCGACGAGCCCGCCGCCGGCCTCGCGCACCCGGACGTCAACCGGCTGGTCGAAATCATCAAGCGCATCCACGAGCGCGGCGTCAGCATCATCCTGATCGAGCACCACATGGACGTGATCAGCGAACTGTGCAGCGTCGTCACGGTGCTGGACGGCGGCAGGATCATCGCCGCCGGCACGGCGGATCAGGTCAAGCGCGACCCCAAGGTGATCGAAGCGTATCTGGGCATGGCCGACGATTCGGCGGGCGCCGCGGCACCCGTCCAGGCCGGTTAA
- a CDS encoding ABC transporter ATP-binding protein, with amino-acid sequence MLTVDNLHAGYGTSEVLVGVSLEVKAGSVVALIGANGAGKTTTMRAISGMLKPSRGQVLLDGKPVQEYDASRIARLGLAHSPEGRKVFGPLTVEDNLLLGAYSRLPRFFGFRGRAAGDLKGVYELFPRLEERRLQAAGTLSGGEQQMLAIGRALMSKPKVMLLDEPSMGLAPIIVQEVFHTIRRLKEAGITLLLVEQFAKSALEVADYAYVMDRGRIAIEGTPAELHRDERVLAAYLG; translated from the coding sequence GTGCTGACGGTCGACAATCTGCACGCGGGATACGGCACGAGCGAAGTGCTCGTCGGCGTCTCCCTGGAAGTGAAGGCGGGCTCGGTGGTGGCCCTGATCGGTGCGAACGGCGCCGGCAAGACCACCACGATGCGCGCCATTTCGGGCATGCTGAAGCCCAGCCGCGGCCAGGTCTTGCTGGACGGCAAGCCGGTCCAGGAATACGACGCCTCGCGCATCGCGCGCCTCGGGCTCGCGCATTCGCCGGAAGGACGCAAGGTGTTCGGCCCCCTGACGGTGGAGGACAACCTGCTGCTCGGCGCCTACAGCCGCCTGCCGCGCTTCTTCGGCTTCCGCGGGCGCGCCGCCGGCGATCTCAAGGGCGTCTACGAACTGTTTCCCCGCCTCGAGGAGCGGCGCCTGCAGGCTGCCGGCACCCTGTCGGGCGGCGAACAGCAGATGCTGGCCATCGGCCGCGCGCTGATGTCGAAGCCCAAGGTCATGCTGCTGGACGAGCCCTCGATGGGCCTCGCGCCCATCATCGTGCAGGAGGTCTTCCACACCATCCGCCGCCTCAAGGAGGCGGGCATCACCCTGCTACTGGTGGAGCAGTTCGCCAAGAGCGCCCTCGAAGTCGCGGATTACGCCTACGTCATGGATCGCGGCCGCATCGCCATCGAAGGCACGCCAGCCGAACTGCACCGGGACGAACGGGTGCTCGCCGCCTACCTGGGCTGA
- a CDS encoding sulfite exporter TauE/SafE family protein, with translation MDLPHILLLAGAGVLGGAANAIAGGGTFFTFPALLAVGVPPVAANASNSLAIWPGHALALFSYGEELGRHRANLPRLMAAAVAGGATGGWLMVHSSDRYFMQAVPWLLLFATLAFAFKDAMLSWSRRRFAASHGRAGMPAVLLTFVLGVYGGYFNAGLGIMLLATLTLAGIDDIHELNGVKNLLATGITTVSLFLLVASGVIAWGPALATLAGAVIGGLLGGRLARRIPKRWLEGVVIGLGGLLTAVYAFKVYG, from the coding sequence ATGGATCTCCCACACATACTGCTGCTCGCGGGCGCGGGCGTGCTCGGCGGCGCCGCGAATGCCATCGCCGGCGGCGGCACCTTTTTCACCTTCCCCGCGCTGCTGGCGGTCGGCGTGCCGCCGGTCGCCGCGAACGCCTCCAACTCCCTTGCCATCTGGCCCGGCCACGCCCTGGCGCTGTTCAGCTATGGCGAGGAGCTCGGGCGCCATCGCGCCAACCTGCCGCGCCTGATGGCCGCGGCGGTGGCGGGCGGCGCGACCGGCGGCTGGCTGATGGTCCACAGCAGCGACCGCTATTTCATGCAGGCCGTTCCGTGGCTGCTGCTGTTCGCCACGCTCGCCTTCGCCTTCAAGGACGCGATGCTGTCATGGAGCCGCCGGCGCTTCGCCGCATCGCACGGGCGCGCAGGCATGCCCGCCGTGCTGCTCACCTTCGTGCTCGGCGTCTACGGCGGCTACTTCAACGCCGGCCTCGGCATCATGCTGCTGGCCACGCTGACGCTGGCCGGCATCGACGACATCCATGAACTGAACGGCGTGAAGAATCTCCTCGCCACCGGCATCACCACGGTGTCGCTGTTCCTGCTGGTGGCCAGCGGCGTCATCGCCTGGGGCCCGGCGCTGGCCACGCTGGCCGGTGCGGTGATCGGCGGCCTTCTGGGCGGGCGCCTGGCACGCCGGATTCCGAAGCGCTGGCTGGAAGGCGTCGTGATCGGCCTCGGCGGGCTCCTCACCGCGGTCTACGCGTTCAAGGTCTATGGCTGA
- a CDS encoding PEP-CTERM sorting domain-containing protein, with amino-acid sequence MRTLLSVTLLSLVATPSFAIAVDAVSVPEPGILGLIGIGAAALLVGRRKK; translated from the coding sequence ATGCGTACCCTGCTCAGCGTCACCCTGCTTTCCCTGGTCGCCACCCCGTCCTTTGCCATTGCCGTCGATGCCGTCAGCGTTCCCGAACCCGGCATCCTGGGGCTGATCGGCATCGGCGCGGCCGCCCTGCTGGTCGGCCGCCGCAAGAAATAA
- a CDS encoding DNA-3-methyladenine glycosylase family protein produces MKPRAPAYWRTACTELAAADPVMAALIARYPDCVLGDRGDPFQTLARAIVGQQISVKAADSIWARFAALAGTVSPERVAALDPANLAAGGLSRRKAEYLVDLAGHFADRRLDPERWKTMDDEDVIRALVDVRGVGRWTAEMFLIFNLRRPDVWPVDDIGLQKAVALHYLKGERPTPTLLRQHGARHAPWRTVATWYLWRSLDPVVVQY; encoded by the coding sequence ATGAAACCCCGCGCTCCCGCCTACTGGCGTACCGCCTGCACCGAACTCGCCGCCGCCGACCCGGTGATGGCAGCGCTGATCGCGCGCTACCCCGACTGCGTGCTCGGTGACCGCGGCGACCCGTTCCAGACGCTGGCGCGCGCCATCGTCGGCCAGCAGATCTCGGTCAAGGCAGCCGACAGCATCTGGGCGCGCTTCGCCGCCCTGGCCGGCACCGTGTCGCCCGAACGGGTCGCCGCGCTCGATCCGGCGAATCTTGCGGCAGGCGGCCTGTCGCGCCGCAAGGCCGAGTACCTGGTCGATCTCGCCGGGCATTTCGCCGATCGCCGCCTCGACCCGGAGCGCTGGAAGACGATGGACGACGAGGACGTCATCCGGGCGCTGGTCGACGTGCGCGGCGTCGGCCGCTGGACCGCGGAGATGTTCCTGATCTTCAACCTGCGCCGGCCGGACGTGTGGCCGGTCGACGACATCGGCCTGCAGAAGGCGGTCGCGCTGCACTACCTGAAGGGGGAGCGCCCGACGCCCACGTTGCTGCGGCAGCATGGGGCGCGCCATGCGCCCTGGCGCACCGTTGCGACCTGGTACCTGTGGCGCAGCCTCGATCCGGTCGTCGTGCAGTACTGA